From one Polyangia bacterium genomic stretch:
- the accB gene encoding acetyl-CoA carboxylase biotin carboxyl carrier protein codes for MNKRNQSKARPSASAPVPAKVSKAAEKPAGKNPGAGSGIDLHVVRELARIAGEFNLSEVEADPGGHVRVRRQMAGGSVDTGRAVLPLPGLSLAPAPGSSAGEAAAEPGTFVSSPFVGTFYRAPSPDAAVFVEIGQSVRKGQVVCIVEAMKLMNEIESEADGRVAEILVQNGEHVEYGQPMIRLSKS; via the coding sequence ATGAACAAGCGCAATCAGTCGAAGGCCAGGCCGTCGGCTAGCGCCCCGGTCCCGGCCAAGGTTTCCAAGGCGGCCGAAAAGCCGGCCGGCAAGAACCCGGGCGCTGGGAGCGGCATCGACCTCCACGTCGTGCGCGAGCTGGCGCGCATCGCCGGTGAATTCAATCTGTCCGAGGTGGAAGCCGATCCGGGCGGCCACGTGCGGGTGCGCCGCCAGATGGCCGGCGGTTCGGTCGACACCGGTCGGGCGGTGCTGCCGCTGCCCGGGCTATCGCTGGCCCCGGCGCCGGGCTCGTCCGCCGGTGAGGCCGCCGCCGAGCCAGGCACGTTCGTCAGCTCGCCGTTCGTCGGCACGTTCTATCGCGCGCCGTCGCCCGACGCCGCCGTCTTCGTCGAGATCGGGCAGTCCGTGCGCAAAGGCCAGGTGGTCTGCATCGTCGAAGCCATGAAGCTGATGAACGAGATCGAATCGGAGGCCGACGGCCGCGTGGCGGAGATCCTGGTGCAGAACGGCGAGCACGTCGAATACGGCCAGCCGATGATCCGACTCAGCAAGAGTTGA
- the aroQ gene encoding type II 3-dehydroquinate dehydratase has translation MAKKPLPPTVVVLHGPNLNLLGEREPEIYGSMTLAEIDAELGATGKAAGVTVRSQQSNHEGALIDAIQQARSDADVIIINGAGFTHTSVALRDSIVASTLPTIEVHLSNIAARESFRHHSFLTAVCVGQICGFGPTSYRLALAAAIDILKQKGRLSR, from the coding sequence ATGGCGAAGAAGCCGCTGCCTCCCACCGTGGTCGTTCTGCACGGGCCCAACTTGAACCTGCTCGGAGAGCGCGAGCCGGAGATCTACGGGTCGATGACCCTGGCCGAGATCGACGCCGAGCTCGGCGCCACCGGCAAGGCGGCGGGCGTGACCGTGCGATCGCAGCAGTCGAACCACGAAGGTGCCTTGATCGACGCCATTCAACAGGCGCGCAGCGACGCCGACGTCATCATCATTAATGGCGCCGGCTTCACGCACACCAGCGTGGCGCTGCGCGATTCGATCGTGGCCAGTACGCTGCCGACGATCGAGGTGCACCTGTCGAACATCGCCGCCCGCGAAAGCTTTCGCCACCATTCGTTCCTGACCGCGGTGTGCGTCGGCCAGATCTGCGGTTTTGGGCCGACCAGCTATCGGCTGGCGCTGGCGGCGGCCATCGACATCTTGAAACAGAAAGGACGTCTATCGCGATGA
- a CDS encoding roadblock/LC7 domain-containing protein, with product MFRENIQKLVNRLDGAIGGLVMGFDGIALDSFMRDGQGGRGIDLHTVAMEFGHLVGQARGAAERSELGGLREVTIRTDKLTVVMLLLTKDYFLACGLLPTGNAGKARYLVKLAAPQIRAELQ from the coding sequence ATGTTTCGTGAAAACATTCAGAAGCTGGTGAATCGTCTGGACGGTGCCATCGGTGGCCTGGTGATGGGTTTTGACGGCATCGCCCTCGATTCGTTCATGCGCGACGGGCAGGGCGGCAGGGGCATCGACCTTCACACCGTGGCCATGGAGTTCGGTCACCTGGTCGGTCAGGCGCGCGGCGCCGCCGAACGGTCAGAGCTGGGCGGCCTGCGCGAGGTGACCATCCGGACCGACAAGCTGACGGTGGTGATGCTGCTTTTGACCAAGGACTATTTTTTGGCCTGCGGGCTTTTGCCCACCGGCAACGCGGGCAAGGCGCGCTATCTGGTCAAGCTGGCCGCGCCTCAGATCCGCGCGGAGCTGCAGTAG